GGGTAGTGGTCTCGACCAAGAACGGCGGATGCAGAAGTGCGACCTTCCCGGAAGGGAGTGCGGCCAAATTCTCCGCCACAAATAATCAGCGTCTCATTGAGCATACCTCGTTCCTTGAGGTCCTTGATCAGGGCTGCGATCGGTTTGTCTACCGTGGCGGCCTTGTCGACCAAACCTTGGCCAACTCCTGTTTCAGCCTTGGTGCCGTGAAAGTCCCAACCCCAATCGAAGAGTTGAACGAAACGTACTCCTTTTTCGACTAACCTGCGCGCGAGCAAACAGTTGTTGGCAAAACTGGATGCGCCGGGTTCGGCCCCATAAGCCTCGATGGTCTGTTGAGACTCGGCTTTGATGTCCATAACCTCGGGGACGGACATTTGCATCCGGTAGGCGAGTTCGTATTGGGAAATGCGGGTTCGTGTTTCCGGGTGTCCGTATTCTTCGGCTTGAAGCTCGTTGATTTCGTGAATGGCATCTAGGCTGCGGCGACGAGTTTCGCGATCCATACCATTGGGGTCGGACACATAGAGTACGGGGTCGCCACTGGATCGGCATTGTACCCCCTGGTAAACCGGAGGCAGGAATCCGTTGTTAAAAGAATTTTTTCCGCCGTTGGGTTGGGAGCCGCTTGAGATGAGTACGATGAAACCCGGTAAATCGCTGTTCTCGGTTCCGAGACCATAGGTAACCCAGGATCCAAAAGAAGGTCGCCCTGGTCGGGGAGATCCGGTCAAGGTAAACAATTCTGCCGGAGCATGGTTGAATTGATCTGTATTCAAGGAATGGATCATGCACAACTCATCGGCCACTTCTTGCAGATGCGGAATCGCGTTGGACATCCAGAGACCTCCTTTACCATATTGATTGAAAGTCTGTCTGGTCCCGAGTAACTTCGGCGTGCCTGATGTGAATGCGAATTTTTTGCCCTTTAAAAATTCTGCCGGGCAATCTTGACCGTCTCGCTTGATCAATTCCGGCTTGTAGTCATACAAGTCCAGGTTGGGTGGTGAACCGGTAAGGTGAAGGTAGATGACCTGTTTTGCCTTTGCAGGAAAGTGAGCAATTTTCGGTGCAAGAGGATCGACCGATTTGGCAAAGGCATCGGGGCTCATGAGTGAACCTAGCGCAACGCCACCCAGTCCGGCGAAGGTCTGTTTTAAAAAATGCCGCCTGGTGGTTTGCTGGATCTGTTCGAGATAGGGATTCATCGTTTCAAAAACATTTCATCAAGGTTCAAGAGTGCATTCCCCACTAGCGTCCATGCTGCAAATGCTGCGGCATCGGCGTGGTCAGGTAAATCACCAATAGGATCCGTTGCCATGATTACCGCATTCTCTTGATTATTGGAGTAGTGCTGTTTGGTGGCATGAAACAGTTTGACGAGAGCGGCTGTTTCCTTCGATGAGGGTGCCCTGACCAGACTCAGTTGAAAGCCGTGAGCTATCTTCGCTTCAACACCACCGTCGAAAGCAGCCATACGTCGACCGAGACCTTGAGCAGCTTCGATGTAAACGGGATCATTTAACGTGACGAGAGCCTGAAGTGGAGTGTTGGTATTGGCTCGACGGATAGTGCATATCTCGCGATTGGGGGCATCGAACGCAGTCATGGAAGGGTAGGGGTTGGACCTTCTCCAGGTGGTATAAATCCCGCGTCGATGTTTGTCCTCCCCCTCACTGGTTTTCCAGTCGGTCTTCCCTCCAAATGCGGCTGTCAGCCCCATTTCAGGCTGTAGCGGTCGAACAGATGGGCCAAACATCGTTGGGCTAAGCAGTCCACTGACTGCGAGTGCCTGGTCGCGAATCATCTCCGCCGAGAGGCGGAATCGAGGTCCACGAGCCAGCAGTCGGTTATCCGGATCTCGGACGTAGTGTTCGGGAGTGACTTTGGACGTTTGCCGATAGGTTGCGGAGCTTACCATCAAATTCAAAAGATGTTTTATGTCCCATCCACTTTCAATCAGCTCGACTGCCAGCCAATCCAATAACTCGGGATGAGAGGGCACTTCTCCTTGCGAGCCAAAATCTTCTGAGGTGGCGACTAGTCCAATTCCAAAAATGGCTTCCCAATAGCGGTTGGCAACGACCCGGGCTGTGAGTGGGTTGTTCTTGTCTGTCAGCCAATAGGCTAAGCTCAACCGGTTGGGTTTCTGTTCACCAGCTAATGCATGAAATGCTCCTGGGATTCCTGGGGATACTTCGGGTCCAATATCCGTATAGCTTCCACGATATTGGAGAAAGGTTTGGCGTTGGTGGCCCTTGGCCACTTCACGCATCACAGGAACTTCGGTCTCCGGTTTAATCGCCTCCAAGGCTTTTTCAATGCTCGCGATCTTTTTAAGTTCAGCCTTGGAGCCTGGGTCATGTTGGGCAAAGAATTCAAACAACTGAGCTTCCTCTTCTGCCGTTCGTTGCTTCGCTTGTGTTCTTAAAGCGGATTCCAGCTCCTGGGGAATGGCCGGCATCGGTGCATCCTCATAGCTTACGAATAACCTGAAGCGTTTTAACTTTTTGTTGGGGAAGTTTTGTCGGAAAATAAATTCCAGTTTTGCGTCCTCCGGAATGGTTAAAGGTGTTTCCAATTCGAACACGGCTTCGTTAACCGCATTCAAATTTCCATCCACCGCCCAACCGGTAAACCGGTCACTCGAATTTCCATCCAACAGGTCCTTGGCTACATACCATTCCTGCTCGAAGCTGGCGGTGGGATTAGTGAACTTGAGTCTTGGAACTCTCTTTTTCTTGGTCTCTGCCTCTTCCGTTTCTTCTGACTCTTCCTCCTCTCCCTCAGATTCTGTTTCCTCTTGTCCAAACTCAACCAATCGAACCTCGAACTCGTTCAGCACCCAGACTTTCTCATGCGCCTGCACTTCCAGTTTGATTCCTGTGATCTGACCCTGTCCTTCGGGGGCTGCTGTGGTAATCGTCAGATGCTCTTGTGGTGCGGGGTTGTCAGTTACTTCAATGATTCCCTGCTCATCGATGGTGAGTGGTGCCTTTGAGCTGGCCTTCATTTCTGTTGGAGAAGGCCGTAGGGTTTGCCAACTGCCTCCTTTAGTCAGTGCCTTTTCCCACTCGCCTCTGTGTTTATGTTGATTCTGATTCCTTAGCTTGTTCCTCAGCTCTTGTTTAAGAGTAACTAACTCAGCTTGTAGCTCCTCTCGTTCTTCGATTTGTGTGTTTGTGTAAATAGGCAAGAGAGGTCGCTCATCCTTGCGATCTTCGTCAGCCGTATTGTTAAAAATCGCGAACATGTTGAAATATTCCGTCTGCGTTATCGGATCGTATTTGTGGGTGTGGCATTGCGCGCAATCGATCGTCGTGCCCATCCAAACAGCCATGGTGGTGTTGACTCGATCCACCACTGCCTCGTTACGAAATTCCTCATCGTCCGTGCCTCCCTCGCTGTTCGTCTTGGTATTGCGATGAAAGGCGGTGGCCACAAGTTGGTCGACACCGGGATTTGGCAACAGGTCACCAGCGATTTGTTCGATGGTAAATTGATCGAAGGGTTTGTTTTCGTTGAAGGAGCGGATGACGTAATCTCGAAATGCCCAGATGGTACGCAGCGGGTCATCCGCATATCCAGCTGAGTCAGCATAACGTGCCAGATCCAACCACATCCGCGCCCAGTGTTCTCCGTAGGCAGGCTTCTCCAATAATCGTTCCACATAGCGTTCGTAGGCGCCGTTTTTTTTGTCGGCGAGGAATGCCTCAACTTCTTCAGGAGTCGGTGGGAGGCCCGTGAGATCAAATGCCGCTCGCCGAGCCAGTGCGTTTCGATCGGCTTCGGCTGAGAGTGCCAGGTTTTCGGATACAAGTTGTTTTGCTATGAAATGATCGATTGTATTTTTTAGACCTTTTGCTTTTACTTTTGGGACTTTTGGACGTTCCGGCTTTTTGTAGGCCCAATGGACATCGTACTTTCCTCCTTCCTCAATCCACTGCTTAAGCAAGGCAATTTTACTTTCGTCCAAAGGCTCACCCTCTTTCTTTGGAGGCATACGATCGTCCTCATCCTCCGTGGTGATTAAATAAATCAGTTCACTCTCCTCGGGCTTTCCAGGAACTACCGCCGCGTAGTCGCCCAAATCCATGCGTGAACCGTCCTGAGTGTCGAGGCGGAGCCGCCCTGTTTTTTTGGAACCTCCTTTTCGAGCCTCTTCATCCGGACCATGACAGGTATAACAATTTTCAGAAAGAATCGGCCGAATATCCCTGTTGAAATCCACCTTGGCCGTCACTGGGCCATGAATAGCAAACAGCAGGCTCCCCAGCGCGGTGCAGCGGGTGAGTTTAATAATACAATTCGGGGATATCTTGATCATTGGGTAGTATGGAAACAGTCCCTAGCACATGCCTGACCATTCGCCAATCGGATTCAGTCCTTCTGAATGGCAACGATAAGTTGAAAGCAGAAGTCCACTATTCAGTTATCTTTCGATGAAAAAAAGTTTCGATGGATGAACGAAGCGTTTCAGATTCTACGAAACTGCTAACAGGAGATCGATTGACAGCGATTAATTTCAATACCCGAGACTGAATATCGCTTAACGGCATAATCGTTCTGCTCGTTCCCAGCCTGCTTGCCCACCATGCCGTTTCAATTGTTCAACCACCCAGTCTATATCGGTCATGCTTACCTGGAAGTTGGGCGGGCTACTCCAGAAGCAAGTGTCATGAAAATCACGGAAGGCCTTCCGCGCTTCTCGAACGCGGACCATTTGCTTGGCATTTGTGGAAGCCAGAGCGCGTTTGCTTTTTCTCCCTCCAGACCGACCAATCTTAGCCATATAAGCCGATATTTCTTTGTTAACCATTGGGAATACAACAACATAAGCCGCTTATGATAACAAGCCTATTATCTAAAAGTGCCTAAGTTGCTGTTAGCTGGGGATTCAGTGCGTTTCCTTCAATATCGATGCTTGAGTCTTCGATTGAAATATATAGTACTTTCAAGGGTCTACTCGTATTCTCCTAGCCATTTCTCTTCCTAATGGATAAAGATTCTTCTACTGACTCATCCAAGCCCTCCTCTTCGACAGGCTCAAGAAAAGTGGCCCTCGCCGCATTCTGGCAAGAGCTGAAGCGGCGTCATGTCGTGCGGGTGGGAACCGTCTACGCGGTGGTGGCATGGTTGATCATCCAGATAGCCGCAACGACCTTTGAAGGCTTCGGTATACCGGATTGGGCGTTTCGTTTTGTGGTGCTTATGGTTCTTTTGGGATTTCCTGTTTCCCTGATCATCGCCTGGGCGTTTGAGCTGACGCCGGATGGGATCAAAACGACCAAACACGCCCGGGAAGAACAGGGCGAAGTTCCCCTATCGGAAAAGCAGGAACGCAAACGAAACCGGTTCACCTTTTTATTCGGAGCAGCCATTCCCACCCTCATTTTTGGAGCCCTGGCCATTTATTTCTACTCGACTCGATCAGGTCCCCCTGTCTCGCCGGATGTCTCAGGAGGCGGATCGCCCCTCGCCTCTCTCCATCGCCCCTCCAAGTCACAGACTTGGACAAATCGATTGCCGTCCTCCCCCTCGCCAACATGAGTCCCGATCCTGAAAATGCTTTTTTTGCTGATGGAGTGCAGGAGGATATTTTGACTAACCTGTCGAAGATCGAAAAGCTTCTGGTCATCTCCCGCACTTCAACGCTCGGATACAAAGGCACGACCAAGAAGCTTAAAGAGATCGGCGAGGAACTGGGGGTCAGATACTTGGTTGAAGGCTCTGTCAGGCGTGCCGGCAATCAGGTCCTGGTGACCGCTCAGTTGATTGACACCCAAACCGACGCCCACCTCTGGGCGGAGCAATACAATCGGTCGCTCGACGACATCTTCGCCATCCAGGCAGAGGTGGCCAAGGCAATCGCACGGCAACTCAAAGCGGCCATTTTGCCTGAGGAAATCGTAAAGATCGAATACCGTCCCACTGAAAACCAGCAGGCCTACGATGCCTTTGTGCAGGCTCGATTGCAAAGTGGAGAAGAGGCCATTAATCTATTAGAAAAGTCCGTAGTGCTCGACCCTCAGTTTGCCGAAGCCTGGGCCTTACTTGCCCG
This is a stretch of genomic DNA from Verrucomicrobiota bacterium. It encodes these proteins:
- a CDS encoding PSD1 and planctomycete cytochrome C domain-containing protein; translation: MIKISPNCIIKLTRCTALGSLLFAIHGPVTAKVDFNRDIRPILSENCYTCHGPDEEARKGGSKKTGRLRLDTQDGSRMDLGDYAAVVPGKPEESELIYLITTEDEDDRMPPKKEGEPLDESKIALLKQWIEEGGKYDVHWAYKKPERPKVPKVKAKGLKNTIDHFIAKQLVSENLALSAEADRNALARRAAFDLTGLPPTPEEVEAFLADKKNGAYERYVERLLEKPAYGEHWARMWLDLARYADSAGYADDPLRTIWAFRDYVIRSFNENKPFDQFTIEQIAGDLLPNPGVDQLVATAFHRNTKTNSEGGTDDEEFRNEAVVDRVNTTMAVWMGTTIDCAQCHTHKYDPITQTEYFNMFAIFNNTADEDRKDERPLLPIYTNTQIEEREELQAELVTLKQELRNKLRNQNQHKHRGEWEKALTKGGSWQTLRPSPTEMKASSKAPLTIDEQGIIEVTDNPAPQEHLTITTAAPEGQGQITGIKLEVQAHEKVWVLNEFEVRLVEFGQEETESEGEEEESEETEEAETKKKRVPRLKFTNPTASFEQEWYVAKDLLDGNSSDRFTGWAVDGNLNAVNEAVFELETPLTIPEDAKLEFIFRQNFPNKKLKRFRLFVSYEDAPMPAIPQELESALRTQAKQRTAEEEAQLFEFFAQHDPGSKAELKKIASIEKALEAIKPETEVPVMREVAKGHQRQTFLQYRGSYTDIGPEVSPGIPGAFHALAGEQKPNRLSLAYWLTDKNNPLTARVVANRYWEAIFGIGLVATSEDFGSQGEVPSHPELLDWLAVELIESGWDIKHLLNLMVSSATYRQTSKVTPEHYVRDPDNRLLARGPRFRLSAEMIRDQALAVSGLLSPTMFGPSVRPLQPEMGLTAAFGGKTDWKTSEGEDKHRRGIYTTWRRSNPYPSMTAFDAPNREICTIRRANTNTPLQALVTLNDPVYIEAAQGLGRRMAAFDGGVEAKIAHGFQLSLVRAPSSKETAALVKLFHATKQHYSNNQENAVIMATDPIGDLPDHADAAAFAAWTLVGNALLNLDEMFLKR
- a CDS encoding DUF1501 domain-containing protein, with the translated sequence MNPYLEQIQQTTRRHFLKQTFAGLGGVALGSLMSPDAFAKSVDPLAPKIAHFPAKAKQVIYLHLTGSPPNLDLYDYKPELIKRDGQDCPAEFLKGKKFAFTSGTPKLLGTRQTFNQYGKGGLWMSNAIPHLQEVADELCMIHSLNTDQFNHAPAELFTLTGSPRPGRPSFGSWVTYGLGTENSDLPGFIVLISSGSQPNGGKNSFNNGFLPPVYQGVQCRSSGDPVLYVSDPNGMDRETRRRSLDAIHEINELQAEEYGHPETRTRISQYELAYRMQMSVPEVMDIKAESQQTIEAYGAEPGASSFANNCLLARRLVEKGVRFVQLFDWGWDFHGTKAETGVGQGLVDKAATVDKPIAALIKDLKERGMLNETLIICGGEFGRTPFREGRTSASAVLGRDHYPDCFTMWMAGGGVKGGYSYGATDELGFAVTENKVHIHDFQATIMHLLGFDHERLTYRFQGRDYRLTDVHGKVVQDVIA